From a region of the Odontesthes bonariensis isolate fOdoBon6 chromosome 4, fOdoBon6.hap1, whole genome shotgun sequence genome:
- the LOC142378378 gene encoding platelet basic protein-like, whose protein sequence is MSHIITVALLLLLATHEGSSMGDQGVIQRCQCITKEKRPIGRLVGMVEVNLPNSHCKDIEIIATLKKDGRKICLDPDALGVKKVLKFKLPGQTP, encoded by the exons ATGTCTCACATCATTACTGTAGCACTCCTGCTCCTCCTGGCCACACATGAAG GTAGCTCTATGGGGGATCAAGGTGTAATTCAACGATGTCAATGCATCACCAAGGAGAAAAGGCCAATTGGGCGCCTCGTAGGAATGGTGGAGGTGAACCTTCCAAACTCTCACTGCAAAGACATTGAGATAAT TGCAACTCTTAAAAAGGATGGGAGAAAGATTTGTCTGGATCCTGATGCTCTAGGGGTTAAAAAAGTGCTGAAGTTCAAACTTCCTGG ACAAACACCTTGA
- the cxcl8a gene encoding interleukin-8, which yields MTSSRVIVTSIVVFLTFLAISEGMSLRSLGVELHCRCIQTESRPIGRHIEKVELIPANSHCEETEIIATLKKSRQQVCLDPEAPWVQKVIQRILSNKRR from the exons ATGACGAGCAGCAGAGTTATTGTCACCTCCATTGTGGTGTTCTTAACCTTCCTCGCCATCAGTGAAG GGATGAGTCTGAGAAGCTTGGGAGTGGAGCTGCACTGTCGCTGCATCCAGACGGAGAGCAGACCCATCGGCCGCCACATTGAGAAAGTGGAGCTGATTCCTGCCAACTCCCACTGCGAGGAGACTGAGATCAT TGCCACTCTGAAAAAGTCACGCCAACAGGTTTGCCTGGACCCCGAGGCTCCCTGGGTCCAGAAAGTGATTCAGAGGATCTTGTCAAA caaaaGGCGCTGA